TCAAAACAACCAAAAAGACAGGACAATGATTTTCGTAATCTTTACTAATCAATGCGGCAAGCTCGGAAATACGGGTTTCGATGGTCGCGGTGGGGATGAATGGGACAAAAGCTTTGTCGAGAATCTGAATCATATCCGGGGATGTCATTTGGGCAATGCTCTGAGGATCAATATTAACTCTTTTTTTAAAAACCGGGCCGATGACAAACGTAAAATATAAATCCGGCGTTAATTAGGACAAGTTTACCCCTGCTATGAAAAGTATCATTAACACCATCATCTTCTGCTGTTTAACTGCAATTTCAATCCAAAACACTTCCGCTCAATTGTATTCTTCGGCCGAACTGGACAAGAATTACGATATGATCCTGAAAAACCCAAGTGTGCAGATTGAATCGACGGAAGCGATCAATATGCTTTACAATTATCAGTTTCACGAAGCAGATGCAGAGTTCCGGTGGCTCAAATACCGTTACCCGAAACACCCGATGCCGCACTTTCTGATGGGGCTTGCCGAGTGGTGGAAAATAGTGCCGAATACCGACAACGAAGCCTACGATAAGACTTTCCTGGCGCAAATGGATTCGACCATTAACCTGGCTGAGGAGCTCTACGACAATGAAAAGAACAAAGTAGAGCCGGCATTTTTCCTGGCCGCGGCTTATGCATTCAAAGGCAGATTGTATGCCGAACGTGAAAGCTGGACAAAAGCAGCGTTTGCCGGAAAAAAATCCCTTAAATATTTTGAGCAATGCAAAGGAAACGGTGATCTGACGCCGGAGTTGCTTTTCGGTGACGGGCTCTATAATTATTACGCGGAGTGGGTACCCAAAGAATATCCGATCCTGAAACCGATTTTAGCGCTTTTTCCGAAAGGAAACAAAAAGCTGGGCGAGCAGCAATTAGAAAAGGTAGGAAACAACGCATTTTACACGAGGGTGGAAGCCAGGTATTTTCTATTGCAGATATATAGCATTGAAAATGAGTACAATAAAGCCTACGAAATGGCGAAATACATGTGGCAGACTTATCCCAATAACCCGTATTTTGAGCGGTACTTTTGCAGGACCGCATTTGTAACCGGCAAAATGGGAGAAGCTGAGCGTGCTGCGCAGAATATTATCGACAAAATAAGCAAAGGAATGCCTGGTTATGAAGGCGTGAGTGGTAGAAACGCGGCCTATGTACTTGCTTACTATAATATGAACTACCATCGCAACTATGATCTGGCGAGCCAATATTACAAGAAAGCGATCGAGTACTCAACGCAAACCAACTCGATGAATGCGGGATATTACGTTTCGTCGCTTTTGGGTTTAGGCAAAATTGCTGAAACTAAAAAGGATTACGATGAAGCTTTGAAGTACTATAAACTGGCCGACGATCGTGCGGATAAGAAATCGAGCCAAAATAAGGAAGCCAAAACCGCGATCGCGAATCTAAAAAAAATGAAACGAGACCAGCGAAGAAAGCGGTGACCTTTCTATTGCGCTAGGTTGATCAGCCGACCTGATTTTATCAGGCTGAGCGGAGTCGAAGCACGTGCCACTACTCCGCTTAGCTTGACAAGTTGTCACTTTTTCAACGCTGCATAATGTTTGAAAAACAGCGGAATGGTCTCAATTCCTTTATAGTAATTGAACAACCCATAGCTTTCGTTTGGCGAATGCAGGGCATCGATATCCAGTCCAAATCCCATCAGAATACTTTTACACCCTAATTCCTGCTCGAAAAGCGCGACGATAGGGATACTTCCTCCTCCGCGGGTCGGGATTGGTTTTTTACCAAAAGCCTCTTCCATCGCCAGTTCGGCAGCTTTGTATTCTATTGAATCAGTTGGGGTTACGTAAGGCAGCCCACCGTGATGCGGCGTCACTTTTACCTTCACCGATGCCGGCGCAATCGATTCGAAATGCTTTGTAAACAGTTCAAGGATTTCATCG
This Dyadobacter sp. UC 10 DNA region includes the following protein-coding sequences:
- a CDS encoding tetratricopeptide repeat protein; the encoded protein is MKSIINTIIFCCLTAISIQNTSAQLYSSAELDKNYDMILKNPSVQIESTEAINMLYNYQFHEADAEFRWLKYRYPKHPMPHFLMGLAEWWKIVPNTDNEAYDKTFLAQMDSTINLAEELYDNEKNKVEPAFFLAAAYAFKGRLYAERESWTKAAFAGKKSLKYFEQCKGNGDLTPELLFGDGLYNYYAEWVPKEYPILKPILALFPKGNKKLGEQQLEKVGNNAFYTRVEARYFLLQIYSIENEYNKAYEMAKYMWQTYPNNPYFERYFCRTAFVTGKMGEAERAAQNIIDKISKGMPGYEGVSGRNAAYVLAYYNMNYHRNYDLASQYYKKAIEYSTQTNSMNAGYYVSSLLGLGKIAETKKDYDEALKYYKLADDRADKKSSQNKEAKTAIANLKKMKRDQRRKR